From the Streptomyces sp. Sge12 genome, the window GTCTAGCGGTTGGCCGGAAACGAATGCTACACAGTGGTTACACGAGTCATTGACACGTGTAACCACGGTGTCACATCCCCCTTCGGCCGATGTGTCGACGCCGTGCACCCCGCCGTGCCGCCGCCCCGTCGCGCTCCGTCGCACCCCCGCCGTCGCGGCGGGGCGGCGCGCACCCCTGCCCCACCGCGAACCGCTTGCACCACCGCCTCCACCAGGCCGTACCTCCCCCGTCCACCCTCATCCGCCCAGGAGGGCACCGTGGCCCTTTCCTCCTCCGACGCCGGCTCCGCCGCCCCCACCACCGGCACGTCCCCCGGGGCTGGGGCCGGCCCCGGGCCCGGCCCCGCACGGCGCGGCCTGCTGCCCCTGCTGCTCGTCGGCAACAGCGCCATGTACGCCCTCTACATCGGCGTGGCCGGGGTCCTGCTGGCCCTCCAGGTCGAGGACATCGACCCGGCGGCCAAGGTCGCGAACTTCGGCCTGATCGCGGGGGTATCGGCGATCTTCGCCACGGTCTTCAACCCCGTCGCCGGCGCCCTGTCCGACCGCAGCGGACGGCGCAACCCCTGGATCCTCGGCGGTGGACTCGCCGCCGTCCCGGCGATGTTCCTGCTCGGCCTCGCCGACACGATCCTGCTGATCACGATCGCCTGGTGCCTCGGACAGGCCGTCATGAACGTCTACCAGGCGGCCATCACCTCTGTGGTCCCCGACCGGGTACCCCTGGACGCCCGCGGGAAGGCCTCCGCGGCCGTGGGCCTCGGCCTGCCCTTCGGCTCCGCCCTCGGCGCCCTGATCGGCGCCGCCTTCGCCGAGGACTACCGCACCGGATACCTCGTCTTCGGCGCGCTCGTGGCGGGCGCGGCCGTCCTGTTCACCGCCTGCGGCCACGAGGAGCGGCTCCCGGCCCGCGCCCCGATGCCCGTCAAGGCCCAGCTCGCCGCCTTCACGAGCG encodes:
- a CDS encoding MFS transporter; its protein translation is MALSSSDAGSAAPTTGTSPGAGAGPGPGPARRGLLPLLLVGNSAMYALYIGVAGVLLALQVEDIDPAAKVANFGLIAGVSAIFATVFNPVAGALSDRSGRRNPWILGGGLAAVPAMFLLGLADTILLITIAWCLGQAVMNVYQAAITSVVPDRVPLDARGKASAAVGLGLPFGSALGALIGAAFAEDYRTGYLVFGALVAGAAVLFTACGHEERLPARAPMPVKAQLAAFTSALRDHDFRWAFIGRALLVLGYFAVSGYQLYVLQDHTALPDGMKPEAAVAVLMPLTSVAMVVSTVLGGYLSDRFDRRKLFVGASALLSAVALVIPAVSTSWTAMLSFAVVNGLAFGCYMAVDTALVTMVLPKAEDAARDMGVLNIANAGPQIIAPFIASLVVSISGGYTALFVVAAVLAVAGALAVKPIRSVR